From a single Deltaproteobacteria bacterium genomic region:
- a CDS encoding L-2-amino-thiazoline-4-carboxylic acid hydrolase, whose protein sequence is MITAIKEDAKTIEKSDTALIKDAPSHGHLELCSIILSAYNNLLPVIGDRDSTLEFISKAMMDGINNISMQSSLALMLKACKDNPDRLRSIFSWLMEQYGTTFEWTSPHEENEEEDSFSIEVYKCFYFNFFKSHGVPFLTPILCQLDSLWFDMVNPQKHGFYFDKTRYRTQGYGAPKCVFPIVQEK, encoded by the coding sequence TTGATTACGGCAATAAAGGAAGACGCAAAAACCATAGAGAAGTCCGATACGGCACTGATAAAAGACGCTCCCTCCCACGGCCATCTGGAGCTTTGTTCCATTATACTGTCCGCTTATAATAATCTCCTGCCTGTTATAGGTGATAGGGACTCCACGCTCGAGTTCATTAGTAAAGCTATGATGGACGGGATAAACAATATCTCGATGCAGTCCTCTCTCGCTCTCATGCTCAAAGCCTGCAAGGACAATCCCGACCGCCTGCGCTCTATATTCAGCTGGCTTATGGAGCAGTACGGGACGACATTCGAGTGGACTTCTCCGCATGAGGAAAATGAAGAGGAGGACAGCTTTTCAATCGAAGTATATAAGTGCTTTTATTTTAATTTCTTCAAGTCTCATGGCGTGCCGTTTCTAACCCCGATTCTCTGCCAGCTGGATTCCCTCTGGTTCGATATGGTGAATCCTCAAAAGCACGGCTTCTACTTCGACAAAACCCGTTACCGGACTCAGGGCTACGGTGCGCCCAAATGCGTTTTCCCGATAGTCCAGGAAAAATAA
- a CDS encoding TetR/AcrR family transcriptional regulator: MGRPYEFDREETLSRAMDVFWEKGYKATSIDDLVNRMGIKRGSIYNTFGDKHSLFIAAVEYYGEAVTSEMIKVLESPGSPLKNIHKFFDRVVNSPQDRKIRGCLISNTVVELAPHDDKVAEVVKGILARIQSAFLNCLDRAVEKGELPEDTDTVVLSHFLATSTHGLIVTGKSASNPEQLKKVVNVILSTIG; the protein is encoded by the coding sequence ATGGGAAGGCCATACGAATTCGACAGGGAAGAAACCCTTTCCAGAGCAATGGACGTTTTCTGGGAAAAGGGCTACAAAGCGACCAGCATTGACGATCTCGTAAACAGGATGGGGATAAAGAGGGGCAGCATCTACAACACCTTCGGCGATAAGCATTCCCTATTCATTGCGGCTGTTGAATATTACGGGGAGGCCGTCACATCGGAAATGATCAAGGTTCTGGAATCCCCGGGCTCACCCCTCAAGAACATCCACAAGTTTTTTGACAGAGTGGTCAATTCCCCGCAGGACAGGAAAATCAGGGGATGCCTCATAAGCAATACCGTAGTAGAACTCGCTCCCCACGACGACAAGGTAGCTGAGGTAGTGAAGGGAATATTGGCCAGGATACAATCAGCGTTCCTTAATTGTCTTGACAGAGCGGTAGAAAAGGGTGAACTGCCCGAGGACACCGATACGGTCGTGCTGTCCCATTTTCTCGCTACAAGCACGCACGGTTTAATCGTAACAGGCAAGTCCGCATCTAACCCGGAACAATTGAAAAAAGTGGTAAACGTAATTTTGTCGACTATCGGATAA
- a CDS encoding AAA family ATPase has protein sequence MIKSIRLKFGRALGLPAEVISTTPVTVFVGPNNSGKSKVLDEINQFCRNGQKNNLNLILDQIEFESFSEQVAEIKIKNNLLTPKLGESVYSDHIIIGKKGVRNQVNKKQLLEAFANPNARSQQFCPWYLAFNTLILDGKNRINLINEQEAGDLQHPQTSFQVLFSDDSKRQEVRRIIFDAFGYYFVIDPTKLGRFRLRLAYYYPQDIRQERGIDEEAVSYHSKAMPIDATSDGVKAFTGIITEIIAGDPVVLLIDEPEAFLHPALSFKLGKEIARASSKSEKRLFISTHSTNFVMGCIQSGAPVTIVRLTYRNSSATARILPQDDILRLMRNPLLRSTGVLAGLFYEFIVVTESDSDRAFYQEINERLILNDPDRGIPNCLFLNAQNKQTIHTIIRPLRELGIPAAGIIDIDIIKDGGSVWTNFLKSGFAPELEHASLASLRSSVKKKFEETGKDMKRDGGVSVLSPTDKEAANNLFDKLADYGLFVVRKGELESWLPGLQGVGHGSDWLIDIFEKMGEDPSLPNYMKPSTNDVWEFVGQIKHWLTNANRKGIPS, from the coding sequence ATGATTAAAAGTATTCGGCTAAAATTCGGTAGGGCTCTAGGTCTGCCAGCAGAAGTTATTAGTACGACACCGGTAACCGTGTTTGTAGGCCCTAATAATTCGGGGAAAAGTAAAGTCTTAGATGAGATAAATCAATTTTGTCGCAATGGGCAAAAAAATAATTTAAATTTGATACTTGACCAAATTGAATTTGAGTCTTTCTCCGAACAAGTTGCTGAAATTAAAATAAAAAATAATTTGCTCACACCTAAACTTGGTGAATCTGTTTATTCCGATCATATAATAATTGGAAAGAAAGGTGTACGAAATCAGGTAAACAAGAAACAATTACTTGAAGCGTTCGCAAACCCAAATGCTAGGTCCCAACAATTTTGTCCTTGGTATTTAGCTTTTAATACTCTTATTCTAGATGGGAAAAATAGAATTAATCTCATAAATGAACAAGAAGCTGGTGATTTACAACATCCCCAAACCAGTTTTCAGGTTTTATTTTCGGATGATTCAAAGAGACAAGAAGTCAGAAGGATTATATTCGATGCTTTTGGCTATTATTTTGTAATTGATCCTACAAAGTTAGGACGTTTTAGGCTGAGGCTGGCATACTATTATCCACAAGACATAAGGCAAGAGCGAGGTATTGATGAAGAAGCTGTGTCCTACCATTCAAAGGCCATGCCTATAGACGCGACGAGTGATGGGGTCAAAGCATTTACTGGTATTATAACTGAGATAATTGCTGGTGATCCGGTTGTATTATTGATTGACGAGCCAGAAGCATTTTTACATCCTGCCCTATCTTTCAAATTAGGAAAAGAAATCGCTCGAGCTAGTTCTAAGTCTGAAAAAAGACTTTTCATTTCAACACATAGTACTAATTTTGTCATGGGATGTATTCAATCAGGCGCACCAGTGACTATTGTAAGATTAACTTACCGTAACAGTTCTGCTACTGCTAGAATACTGCCACAAGATGATATTTTGAGGTTGATGAGGAATCCATTGTTAAGATCAACAGGGGTTTTGGCAGGACTTTTTTATGAATTTATAGTTGTTACTGAGTCCGATTCAGACCGTGCCTTTTATCAAGAAATTAATGAACGTTTAATTTTGAATGATCCTGATAGAGGGATACCAAATTGTTTATTTTTAAATGCACAGAATAAACAAACAATACACACAATTATACGCCCTTTGCGAGAGCTGGGTATACCTGCCGCCGGAATTATAGATATAGATATAATAAAAGATGGTGGATCTGTCTGGACGAATTTTCTAAAGTCCGGTTTTGCGCCAGAGCTTGAACATGCTTCACTTGCCTCACTACGAAGTTCAGTAAAGAAAAAATTTGAAGAAACTGGAAAAGATATGAAACGTGATGGTGGAGTTTCTGTTCTAAGTCCAACTGACAAGGAAGCAGCCAATAATCTGTTTGACAAATTAGCTGATTATGGTCTCTTTGTTGTACGCAAGGGGGAATTGGAATCATGGCTGCCTGGGCTCCAAGGTGTGGGCCATGGTTCTGACTGGCTTATAGATATATTTGAAAAAATGGGTGAAGATCCCAGCTTGCCTAATTATATGAAGCCCAGTACCAATGACGTATGGGAATTTGTTGGGCAAATTAAGCACTGGTTGACAAATGCAAATAGAAAAGGAATTCCGTCGTAG
- a CDS encoding transketolase family protein, giving the protein MSNKLNDKMHLAANIFNGPDQVPQRNGYGEGVVEAGRANENVVVLCCDLTESTRSAEFRETFPGRFVEIGIAEQNMAGIAAGMAFSGKIPYISSYATFSPGRNWDQIRVSVCYSMANVKIMGAHAGISVGPDGATHQAMEDIAITRCLPNMTVIVPCDYPEAKKAAVSIAEMNGPVYMRFGREKVPVITTEKTPFQIGRAETYKRGGDVTVVACGSLVYEALLASDELSGEGIDVRVINCHTIKPIDSDTIIKAAEETGALVTAEEHQVHGGLGSAVAEVVSQNCPVPIEYVAMMDRFGESGEPDELMKKFGLSAPGIVSAVKRILKRKE; this is encoded by the coding sequence ATGAGTAATAAACTGAACGATAAAATGCATCTGGCGGCGAATATATTCAACGGACCCGATCAGGTTCCGCAGAGAAACGGCTACGGCGAGGGGGTCGTGGAAGCCGGCAGGGCGAATGAAAACGTGGTCGTTTTGTGCTGCGACCTTACGGAGTCCACGAGATCGGCCGAGTTCAGGGAAACATTTCCCGGCAGGTTCGTGGAGATAGGCATAGCCGAGCAGAATATGGCCGGTATAGCCGCCGGAATGGCCTTCTCGGGAAAGATACCGTATATATCATCCTACGCTACGTTCAGTCCCGGCAGAAACTGGGATCAGATACGTGTCAGCGTCTGCTACAGCATGGCCAACGTCAAGATTATGGGCGCTCACGCCGGTATATCCGTAGGTCCCGACGGGGCTACGCATCAGGCCATGGAAGACATCGCTATAACGAGATGCCTTCCGAATATGACTGTCATAGTTCCGTGCGATTACCCGGAGGCGAAGAAAGCAGCGGTATCGATTGCGGAAATGAACGGCCCCGTTTATATGCGTTTTGGAAGGGAAAAGGTTCCGGTTATCACCACCGAAAAAACGCCTTTTCAAATCGGGCGCGCTGAAACCTACAAGAGGGGAGGGGACGTTACTGTCGTCGCCTGCGGCTCACTCGTGTACGAGGCATTGCTCGCTTCGGATGAGCTTTCCGGGGAAGGAATAGACGTGAGAGTGATTAATTGCCACACGATTAAACCTATCGACAGTGATACGATTATAAAAGCCGCGGAGGAAACGGGCGCTTTGGTGACCGCCGAGGAGCATCAGGTTCACGGGGGGCTTGGAAGCGCCGTGGCCGAGGTGGTCTCTCAAAACTGCCCTGTGCCGATTGAATATGTGGCGATGATGGACAGGTTCGGGGAGTCGGGAGAGCCGGATGAGCTTATGAAGAAGTTCGGCCTTAGCGCGCCCGGCATCGTTTCCGCGGTTAAACGGATCCTCAAGCGGAAGGAATAA
- a CDS encoding phosphatidylglycerol lysyltransferase domain-containing protein, whose product MIQSLPLSWSRNDIDRPGFESVYLPLSGTVWAHSAEIPLDYSFERVFTDLCAGFGGKILIRGCSGEIAGFLARNGFGIIRTGAEAVIDLKDLDRERPSVKELARRGIRWGEVEEIPFTGLNSERVSGFTALTAHGGKPNLKYLFRAGFDRATRCFVFRAADEEWLGVVTVSTVAESCAHTEMILRHKKAPVGVMEALFTGVMNILREDGYEEFSLGEVPFITPRALGSHIGSSSDSLKQKMLFRAGRALKFAFDYKGLFRFKNKFNPEWRPVYVCANPELSLLALADLFIVSRYLELSRSELISNIKGYNPLSSTFG is encoded by the coding sequence GTGATACAATCATTACCGCTCAGCTGGTCACGAAACGATATTGATCGCCCCGGATTTGAGTCCGTCTATCTCCCACTGTCCGGGACAGTGTGGGCACACTCGGCGGAAATCCCTCTGGATTATAGTTTTGAACGGGTATTTACCGATTTATGCGCAGGCTTCGGGGGAAAAATATTAATCAGAGGGTGTAGCGGCGAAATTGCCGGGTTCCTTGCACGGAATGGGTTCGGGATCATAAGGACCGGAGCCGAGGCCGTAATAGATTTAAAGGACCTGGATAGAGAGCGGCCTTCTGTAAAAGAGCTGGCAAGAAGGGGGATCAGATGGGGAGAGGTGGAGGAAATTCCCTTTACGGGATTAAACTCCGAAAGGGTATCCGGGTTTACCGCGCTCACTGCGCACGGCGGCAAGCCGAATTTGAAATATCTTTTCCGGGCAGGATTCGATCGCGCCACGAGGTGTTTTGTATTCAGGGCCGCCGATGAAGAATGGCTGGGTGTAGTTACCGTTTCAACCGTCGCGGAATCTTGTGCCCACACTGAGATGATTCTAAGGCATAAAAAAGCCCCTGTGGGAGTTATGGAGGCCCTCTTCACCGGGGTAATGAATATTCTAAGAGAGGACGGCTACGAGGAGTTCAGCCTGGGCGAGGTGCCGTTTATAACCCCTCGAGCGCTCGGTTCTCATATTGGGTCTTCCAGCGATTCCCTTAAACAAAAAATGCTGTTTAGAGCGGGACGAGCTCTCAAATTCGCGTTTGATTACAAAGGTCTCTTTCGGTTCAAAAATAAATTTAATCCCGAATGGAGGCCCGTTTACGTCTGCGCGAACCCCGAGCTTTCCCTTTTAGCTCTGGCTGATCTGTTCATTGTAAGCCGCTACCTCGAGCTGTCACGCTCTGAATTGATATCTAACATCAAAGGCTATAACCCTTTATCCTCGACGTTTGGCTGA
- a CDS encoding sulfurtransferase: MEEKIMNYPNPEILVSTQWLAEHGDEPDVVIVDCPWEYYSYTRAHIPGAVCRPGHAYVKSIDQDGNQSLFVANESEFEKLLAELGIGANSTVVLYDEWGSIFASRLWWVLRYYGFQNAKILDGGWQNWVSSGLPISFINSKPGEVEDPVSLTPRPDRMITQDQLIKQYKDQEVQILDVRSEDEYFGRAAHGNKRVGHIPGASHLEWNLFLENSNDSEGVRKFRSADEIKSILSKADVDGNRNIVTHCQAAVRATFVAFALELMGYTPARVYDGSMAEWANMDDTPLE, translated from the coding sequence TTGGAAGAAAAGATAATGAACTATCCGAATCCGGAAATACTGGTAAGCACTCAATGGCTCGCGGAGCATGGGGATGAGCCCGACGTGGTTATAGTTGACTGCCCGTGGGAATATTACTCTTACACACGAGCACACATACCCGGCGCGGTTTGCCGTCCCGGACACGCGTATGTCAAAAGCATAGATCAGGATGGGAATCAAAGCCTGTTTGTCGCGAATGAGAGCGAATTTGAGAAACTGCTTGCCGAGCTTGGAATCGGTGCGAATTCGACCGTAGTTCTTTACGACGAATGGGGTTCAATCTTTGCATCCCGTCTATGGTGGGTCCTCAGATACTACGGATTTCAGAACGCGAAAATTCTGGACGGCGGGTGGCAGAATTGGGTATCATCCGGTTTACCGATCAGCTTCATTAACTCCAAGCCCGGCGAAGTGGAAGACCCGGTTAGTCTGACACCACGTCCTGACAGGATGATCACGCAGGACCAATTGATAAAACAATACAAGGACCAGGAAGTTCAAATACTGGATGTTCGTTCCGAGGATGAATATTTCGGGCGCGCTGCTCACGGCAATAAAAGGGTGGGACATATTCCCGGAGCCAGCCATTTAGAGTGGAATCTTTTCCTTGAGAACTCAAATGACAGCGAAGGGGTAAGAAAATTCAGGTCAGCGGACGAAATAAAATCCATACTTAGCAAGGCGGATGTAGACGGAAATAGAAACATTGTAACCCACTGCCAGGCCGCCGTGCGCGCTACATTCGTGGCCTTTGCCCTTGAGCTGATGGGTTATACGCCCGCAAGAGTTTACGACGGTTCGATGGCTGAATGGGCGAACATGGATGACACGCCGCTAGAATAA
- a CDS encoding carboxymuconolactone decarboxylase family protein, giving the protein MAKIAYVEKDAAPENVKGVYEQMEKKFGVVPNVLKGMANSPELFMGFIPFLGAALGPSKVDSATKELAIITTSKLNGCNYCAAHHTAAGKRAGLSDEKVNAAPDETSDAFDDREKAVVRYSKELAQNVAASQESLDEMRKHFDDGQIAELNMVNGVFHVLTRFADTFKVELEK; this is encoded by the coding sequence ATGGCGAAAATAGCATACGTAGAGAAGGACGCAGCGCCTGAGAATGTAAAAGGAGTTTACGAGCAAATGGAGAAGAAATTCGGGGTGGTGCCCAACGTTTTAAAGGGAATGGCCAATAGTCCCGAATTGTTCATGGGCTTCATACCGTTTCTGGGGGCGGCTCTGGGTCCGAGCAAGGTGGACAGTGCGACAAAAGAGCTCGCAATTATCACTACATCCAAACTCAACGGGTGTAACTATTGCGCGGCTCATCATACGGCAGCCGGAAAAAGAGCGGGACTCAGCGATGAAAAGGTTAACGCAGCTCCTGATGAGACCAGCGATGCTTTTGACGACAGGGAGAAAGCGGTAGTCAGGTATTCCAAGGAACTCGCGCAAAACGTGGCGGCGAGCCAGGAATCACTCGATGAGATGAGAAAGCACTTCGATGACGGTCAGATAGCGGAGCTTAATATGGTAAACGGCGTCTTCCATGTTTTAACCAGATTCGCGGATACGTTTAAAGTAGAACTTGAAAAATAA
- a CDS encoding transketolase, whose protein sequence is MPLILRSENSVGVTDEQVAYLEDKANLIREDIIKMLEEAGSGHSAGSLGTADIFATLYFHVMKHDPKNPDWEERDRFVLSNAHICPVLYATLAESGYFPVEELMTLRKLGSRLQGHPHRGTVPGLEASGGPLGQGISIAVGMAVAGKMDGSMSGVYCMVGDGEMDEGQVWEAIMFAGKNRLHNFTLIIDRNNIQIDGFTEDVMPLEPLKDKLASFGFHVIEVGGHDMRTLIEAFEEARAVYEKPVVVLAHTIPGKGVDFMEFKPEWHGKPPNKEEAEKALDELDELRSLGGKITCEHE, encoded by the coding sequence ATGCCACTTATTTTAAGGAGCGAAAATTCCGTGGGAGTGACGGACGAACAGGTAGCCTATCTCGAAGATAAAGCGAATCTTATAAGGGAAGATATTATTAAAATGCTTGAGGAAGCGGGCTCAGGGCATTCCGCCGGTTCTCTCGGCACCGCCGACATATTTGCCACGCTCTATTTTCATGTGATGAAGCATGACCCGAAAAATCCCGATTGGGAGGAGCGGGACAGGTTTGTTCTGAGTAACGCTCATATATGTCCCGTGCTCTACGCGACGCTGGCGGAATCGGGCTACTTCCCTGTAGAGGAGCTGATGACTCTCAGAAAACTGGGATCGAGGCTCCAGGGCCATCCGCACCGCGGGACGGTTCCCGGACTCGAAGCTTCGGGCGGCCCGCTCGGACAGGGCATTTCCATCGCGGTAGGAATGGCGGTTGCCGGAAAAATGGACGGTAGCATGTCCGGGGTTTACTGCATGGTGGGGGACGGGGAGATGGACGAAGGGCAGGTATGGGAAGCGATAATGTTTGCCGGGAAGAACAGGCTTCATAATTTCACTCTTATAATTGACAGGAACAACATTCAGATTGACGGCTTCACCGAGGACGTCATGCCGCTTGAGCCCTTAAAGGACAAGCTCGCGTCATTCGGATTTCACGTGATAGAGGTCGGGGGGCACGACATGAGAACGCTCATTGAGGCGTTTGAGGAGGCGCGGGCGGTATATGAGAAGCCCGTTGTCGTATTGGCGCACACCATACCGGGGAAGGGTGTCGATTTCATGGAGTTCAAGCCTGAGTGGCACGGTAAGCCGCCTAATAAAGAGGAGGCTGAAAAAGCGCTTGATGAGCTTGACGAGCTGAGATCTCTCGGCGGAAAGATAACCTGCGAACATGAGTAA
- a CDS encoding TraR/DksA family transcriptional regulator, whose product MKEYEVIIEKLKSRQAELQDRLNKVAESLRKTHAKDWEEQAIERENEEVVEALDESIRTELSQITVALDRVEKDEYGICSICDDPIPTGRLEALPYTDRCVSCASEME is encoded by the coding sequence ATGAAAGAGTATGAAGTGATAATAGAAAAGCTTAAATCTAGACAGGCGGAGCTCCAGGACAGACTGAATAAAGTCGCGGAGTCGCTCAGGAAAACCCACGCGAAGGATTGGGAAGAGCAGGCAATCGAGCGTGAAAACGAGGAAGTGGTCGAAGCGCTCGATGAGAGCATCCGCACCGAATTAAGCCAGATAACAGTCGCACTCGACAGAGTGGAAAAGGACGAATACGGCATATGTTCAATTTGTGACGATCCTATCCCCACGGGTCGCCTGGAGGCATTGCCTTACACGGACCGCTGCGTAAGCTGCGCAAGCGAAATGGAGTAA